The nucleotide window AATGAACGACACAATTGAATGAAGCATAGGCTTTTTATTAATGCCTTGCAGGGCTATTTCAGGCTCAGTACCGGCCTGAGCCTGTGGATATTATTCTCCGCACTGGCACACGCCGACAGTTCTGGCAAAGAAACCAGTAGCTGGCAGCAGGTAGCGCCGCCAGGCTACCCTCTGGAACGTAAACGGGTTGCCAGCAATCAATATCCATGGCGAACGATTGGCCGGGTCAATCTGGCGGGAAGGGGGCACTGCAGCGGCATACTCGTGGGAACTCACCAGGTACTGACATCCGCTCACTGCTTATGGAATCAGCGCAGTAACCAGTGGTTTCCGGCACAATATATAACCTTTGTTGCCGGAGAAGAGCAGGAGGCGTATCAGGCATACAGCAACGCCACCTCATTCCATATCGCCGAAGACTTCTCCCCCGACACTTCAAATCAGCCCGATACCATCAGACATGACTGGGCGGTTCTGACCCTGGAACACCCATTAGGTAAGACGCTGGGCTATATCAAGCTGGCGGCGGCAACACAGATCAGTGTGGGTCAACGGATCTTTCAGGCGGGCTACCGGGCGGACCGGGCGAATGTACTTACCGTAGAGAGCAACTGTCATATTGCCAGACTGTACGATGACTCCAGCGTTTTTAGTACCAGCTGCAAAACATTAAGCGGGGATTCTGGCGGACCGGTGTTAATAAAGCAGAACCAGCAGTGGCAACTGGCAGGCATCCATCGGGGACGAACAGATAAAAACCAAAGCCTCGTCGTCAGCATCAACAACGTCAGAAGCTCGCTCTCTTCAGATTAACGGCCTTTGCAGAGCACTGACAATTTCGCCCTGTTAAGATTTGCTGAGCAGAGAAAAACAAAAAACGCGCCTACAGGCACGTTTTTCAGATATAAAGCAGACGGCTAACACTTGATAGCGCAGTTCAACCGGTCGTCTATAGTACAGACACGATCAGCCCATTTCAGTCTTGGGTGGATCAACGCAGAGGCGCTGCGCGGCAATAACCGCCTGTGTACGACTGTGAACTCCCAGCTTACGCAGGATCGCAGTAACATGGGCCTTGATGGTCGCTTCAGACACGTTCAGGTCATACGCGATCTGCTTATTCAGCAACCCTTCGGTCAGCATCGTCAGCACCCGGAACTGCTGAGGTGTCAGTGAAGCAAGGTTGTTGGCAAACTTCTGATCCTCTTCGGTGACATCCACCACCCCTTCGGCAACCTCCTCAGGCAGCCACTCTTCCCCCTCAAGCACCGTTGTAATCGCTTCTGCGATCACCTCAAGAGGTGAGGATTTGGGGATAAAACCGGAAGCACCATAGTCCAGTGCCCGCTTCATAACAGACGATTCTTCACTGCCGGAAACAACCACCACGGGAATCCCCGGGTTTTTTCCTCGCAGGAAGACCAGTCCGGTAAAACCGTTGGTACCCGGCATATGCAGATCAAGCAATACCAGATCGGCATCAGAGTGGTTTTCTACGGCA belongs to Amphritea atlantica and includes:
- a CDS encoding trypsin-like serine protease, translated to MKHRLFINALQGYFRLSTGLSLWILFSALAHADSSGKETSSWQQVAPPGYPLERKRVASNQYPWRTIGRVNLAGRGHCSGILVGTHQVLTSAHCLWNQRSNQWFPAQYITFVAGEEQEAYQAYSNATSFHIAEDFSPDTSNQPDTIRHDWAVLTLEHPLGKTLGYIKLAAATQISVGQRIFQAGYRADRANVLTVESNCHIARLYDDSSVFSTSCKTLSGDSGGPVLIKQNQQWQLAGIHRGRTDKNQSLVVSINNVRSSLSSD
- a CDS encoding response regulator transcription factor; this translates as MQLAQKIIIADDHPLFRAALKQAVTQAVPGVEIVEADSLEAVQAAVENHSDADLVLLDLHMPGTNGFTGLVFLRGKNPGIPVVVVSGSEESSVMKRALDYGASGFIPKSSPLEVIAEAITTVLEGEEWLPEEVAEGVVDVTEEDQKFANNLASLTPQQFRVLTMLTEGLLNKQIAYDLNVSEATIKAHVTAILRKLGVHSRTQAVIAAQRLCVDPPKTEMG